A genomic region of Populus nigra chromosome 11, ddPopNigr1.1, whole genome shotgun sequence contains the following coding sequences:
- the LOC133668446 gene encoding uncharacterized protein LOC133668446, with the protein MAQHRHYTNGTSDHVSIGIRATSSSSSQQQKSGRVRRLGYRSDKSSRGGLSLIGAVIVFLCLALVVTVLAYYFLSNENTTNDKGVNDNHVEDDEMKNDDFLTNVTRTDTIKVLGFGQGSVGHGRDSRYWDRDDRRRDEDYNEDDVEHDSKVHRDGESSEKVHNLVKVKNYKEKAKRVEDRKGVGLYNEDGRKELKMYEKEYEASLKSTGNLGNKSDIKNLLLDDEDNGEQNGAADSENDYDDGIDFHDPRMEEYGGDSEHDKEENSSETTVHVKDNRESSSFLDAKTKDQNSAKDNQEDSSSLLEKGSLNSQSLDDGNTDSRHANNIGGRSTSKSRSDSKKKSKRHKYSGCGMKFLNSTTRLVEPFESRKFARFSLQYTEIEEKPEGQEQWEPRFAGHQSLHEREESFLAHDQKINCGFVKGPEGSSSTGFDLAEDDASYISRCHIAVISCIFGNSDRLRSPVHKMVTRLSRKNVCFVMFMDEVTFQTLSSEGHIPDTAGFIGLWKIVVVKNLPYNDMRRVGKVPKLLPHRLFPSARYSIWLDSKLRLQVDPLLVLEYFLWRKGYEFAISKHYDRHCVWEEVAQNKRLNKYNHTVIDQQFASYQTDGLKRFNVSDPNKLLPSNVPEGSLIVRAHTPMSNLFSCLWFNEVDRFTPRDQLSFAFTYQKLRRMNPGKPFYLNMFKDCERRAIAKLFRHKSEEKRSTPRQEAAE; encoded by the exons atggcGCAGCACAGGCATTACACGAACGGCACGTCGGATCACGTGTCCATCGGGATTCGTGCGACGTCGTCGTCTAGCTCGCAACAGCAGAAGTCGGGTCGGGTTAGAAGATTAGGTTACCGATCCGATAAGAGTAGTCGAGGCGGGTTGTCATTGATCGGTGCGGTCATTGTGTTTTTGTGCCTTGCCCTTGTTGTTACCGTTTTAGCTTACTATTTCCTCTCCAACGAGAATACCACTAATGACAaag GTGTAAATGATAATCATGTTGAGGATGATGAGatgaaaaatgatgattttcttACAAATGTTACACGTACTGATACTATTAAAGTTCTTGGGTTTGGGCAAGGTTCGGTGGGACATGGACGGGATTCTAGGTATTGGGATAGGGATGATAGGAGAAGGGATGAAGATTACAATGAGGATGATGTTGAGCATGATAGCAAGGTTCATAGGGATGGTGAATCTAGTGAGAAGGTTCATAATTTGGTGAAAGTGAAGAATTACAAGGAGAAGGCGAAGAGAGTTGAAGATAGAAAGGGGGTTGGGTTGTATAATGAAGATGGGCGCAAAGAGTTGAAGATGTATGAAAAAGAGTATGAGGCTTCTTTGAAGAGCACAGGAAATTTGGGAAACAAAagtgatataaaaaatttgttacTTGATGATGAGGATAACGGGGAACAGAATGGAGCTGCTGATAGTGAGAATGACTATGATGATGGTATAGATTTTCATGATCCTCGTATGGAGGAATATGGTGGCGATTCTGAACATGACAAGGAGGAGAACTCCAGTGAAACAACAGTACATGTCAAAGATAATAGAGAGTCATCTAGTTTTCTTGATGCTAAAACCAAGGATCAAAATAGTGCAAAGGACAATCAGGAAGATTCCTCGAGTTTGTTAGAGAAGGGTTCTTTGAATTCTCAGAGCTTGGATGATGGTAACACTGATTCTCGACATGCCAATAACATTGGTGGTCGTTCTACAAGTAAATCCCGGTCAGATtcgaagaaaaaatcaaagcgCCACAAATATTCtg GTTGTGGGatgaaatttctaaattccACTACAAGGCTTGTGGAGCCTTTTGAAAGTAGGAAGTTTGCAAGATTTTCCTTGCAGTATACTGAAATTGAGGAGAAGCCTGAGGGACAAGAGCAATGGGAGCCCAGATTTGCTGGGCATCAGAGCTTGCATGAACGGGAGGAATCTTTTTTGGCACATGATCAAAAAATAAACTGTGGTTTTGTCAAAGGTCCTGAAGGATCTTCAAGTACAGGATTTGATTTGGCAGAAGATGATGCGAGTTATATAAGTAGATGCCATATTGCTGTGATCTCTTGCATCTTTGGCAATTCAGATCGTTTAAGATCACCAGTACATAAAATG GTCACTCGTTTATCAAGGAAAAATGTCTGCTTTGTAATGTTCATGGATGAGGTTACTTTCCAAACGCTTTCTTCAGAAGGCCACATTCCAGATACAGCTGGTTTTATAGGTTTGTGGAAGATTGTGGTGGTGAAGAATCTACCATATAATGATATGCGAAGAGTGGGTAAAGTGCCAAAATTGTTGCCACACAGGCTTTTCCCTTCTGCAAG GTATTCAATTTGGTTGGATAGCAAATTACGTCTTCAAGTTGATCCTCTTCTGGTTCTTGAGTACTTTTTGTGGAGAAAAGGTTATGAATTTGCCATTTCTAAACACTATGATCGCCATTGTGTATGGGAAGAGGTTGCTCAAAATAAGAGACTGAACAAGTATAATCACACTGTCATAGATCAGCAATTTGCTTCTTACCAGACTGATGGGCTGAAAAGATTCAATGTCTCTGATCCAAACAAGCTCCTTCCCAGCA ATGTGCCTGAAGGGTCTTTAATTGTGAGAGCGCACACTCCAATGTCAAACCTATTTTCCTGTCTCTGGTTCAATGAGGTTGATCGCTTTACTCCTCGTGATCAGCTGAGTTTTGCTTTTACGTACCAGAAATTGAGAAGGATGAATCCTGGCAAACCATTTTATCTTAATATGTTCAAG GATTGTGAGAGAAGGGCCATAGCGAAGTTATTTCGTCACAAGTCGGAGGAGAAGCGAAGTACTCCTCGTCAAGAAGCAGCAGAATGA